The sequence TTCCCACCAGTTCCAAAAACTCGTCCAACAACCGTTCTCGATTGATCATATATCGATTCCTCCAACTTCACGTCCTATGTACATTTATCCGAAAAAGAGATCCAGCACGTTCCGCGAACGCGATCCTTTCAGGCTGTACAATTCCGAGTACCCGCAATCCTTACAGGAAACGACTTTAAACTGATTGTGCTGAATATCGAACATCCGGCTTAAACCCGTCCCCGTCGCAGCAATTTCCCGCACAGCAGCTTTTTTACACCCGCACTTGGGACAACCTTTCTCCTTCAATGAATCCCCCCCTTTTTTTCCGGGATCCCGGATCGAGCGATTAGGGCGTGTGTGAACAATCCGTAGGGCGAAATTCCGGGTCGGTATGGCTGTCTTCGTTTCGTTGCAAAAAGCGCAAAGGCTCTCCGCCAGCCATACCGACCCTCCCTTTTTCTCACGAAAAATTAATTACCAGACACGCCCTAGTCCCCAAAGCGCCTTCACCCCCGTCCTCCCCTGTTTCGAGCCCACCGCTCTTGTACGGCACGAGGCGGCATCCGCCTCTGTGCCGCCCGATCCGACCAGGATGACCGTTCCCGGTGGGTCCCGCGGACAGAGAGCTGATGCCGGCGCCCCTCAGAGCGCCAGGGAGATCGGTCCCGGGGGCCGCGGATAAAGGTGACCGTGTACGCCCGCAACAAACGTAATTTTCGTTTGGGGCGGATCCAGGAAGCCCGGGGGGATCCATCATCGATTGCCGAAACCGAACCGTCCTCCTTGCGCTGCATCAACCGCAGCACCAGCGGCTTTTGTTCTTCCATGGATGTGGCCCCCTTTGTCTTCAAAGCGGAATATTGCCGTGTTTTTTAGACGGCCGCGTCTCCTGCTTGTGTTTTAACATCTCCAGAGCTTCCTTCAGCTTTTTGCGCGTTTCCCGGGGATCGATCACATCGTCCACCATCCCCTTAGAGGCAGCCACATACGGATTGGCGAACTTTTCCCGGTACTCCTGGATTTTTTCAGCTCTAGTTGCCGCCGGATCGTCACTCGCTTGTATCTCCCGATGGTAGATAATATTGGCTGCCCCTTCGGGTCCCATCACCGCCACCTCGGCGCTGGGCCAGGCATACACCATGTCAGCACCGATCGCTTTGCTGTTCAGCGCCACATACGCCCCGCCGTACGCTTTGCGGGTGATGACCGTGATTTTGGGGACAGTTGCCTCCGAATACGCGTACAAAATCTTGGCTCCGTGGCGGATGATCCCCCGATGCTCCTGGTTGACGCCGGGAAAGAAGCCGGTTACGTCAACAAAGGTGACCAACGGGATGTTGAAGCTGTCGCAAAAGCGGATAAACCGAGCCAGTTTGTCCGAAGAATCGATGTCCAGTCCGCCGGCCATCACTTTGGGCTGGTTGGCGGCGATCCCCACCACCTGACCATCGACGCGCCCAAACCCGACCACGATGTTTTTGGCGAACCGCTCCTGAACCTCCATAAAGTCTCCGTCGTCGACGATACTATCAATCACTCCACGTACATCATACACTTTCGTCCCCTCGATCGGAACCTTCTCCGTCAGCTCGTCCGACCAGCCATCGTCCTCTTTGCAATACGTACGGGGAGGATCTTCTACATTGTTTTGCGGCAGAAAGGAAAGCAGACGGCGCACCTGATTGAGAACTTCCGGCTCTGACGGGGCGGTGAAGTGGGCGTTTCCGCTCAGGGAAGAATGAACCCGTGCCCCGCCCAAGTCCTCCGCTGAAATCGTCTCCCCGGTCACCGTCTCAATCACCTTCGGCCCGGTAATAAACATCTGGCTGGTCCCTTCCACCATGAAAACAAAGTCCGTGATGGCCGGGGAATAAACCGCCCCGCCGGCACAGGGACCCAGGATGACGGAGATCTGGGGAATGACACCGGAATAGATGGAATTGCGGTAAAAAATATGACCATAGCCGTCTAGGGAGACCACTCCCTCCTGGATCCGAGCTCCTCCGGAGTCATTCAGCCCGATGATGGGGGCTCCGTTTTTGGCGGCCAGATCCATCACCCGCGCAATCTTTAACGCGTGCATTTCGCCCAGGGAGCCGCCGTACACAGTAAAATCCTGGGCAAATAGATAGACGGGACGACCGTGAATCTTTCCGTACCCAGTCACGACCCCTTCCCCCGGCGCTTCTCCATAATCAGCCGCTGTATTCTCCACAAAGGGGTTTAGTTCTACAAACGTATCCTCATCCAACAGCAAATCGATCCGTTCCCGGGCCGTCAACTTGCCTTTATCGTGCTGGGCGCGGATCTTTTTGTCCCCGCCCCCCATTTCCACGCGACGCTTCTTATCGGCCAACTCATCCAACTTGGAATACACGGCTACGCCTCCTCGTTCTGCTTCCAGCAGATCATCCTCACGGCTGTGGTTCACACAGCTCAACCAGCACCCCACCGGTAGAACGGGGGTGGAGAAAGGCCACCCGGTTGCCGCCGGCACCGGTCTTAGGCTTGTCATGAATCAGACGGATCCCAGATGCCGCAAGCTGCTGCAAGCGGAACTCGATATCCTTTACCCGCAGGGCAATGTGATGGACCCCTTCCCCGCGTTTTTCCAGAAAGCGGGCGACGGCACTTTCCTCATGGAGTGGTTCCAAAAGCTCCACCTTGCTCTCCCCCAGCCGGAAGAAAGCCACCCGCACACCTTCACTCTCCACCGTCTCTTCCCCCAAATATTCCATACCCCATACATCCCGGTACAACGGCAATGCTTCCCGGATCGAGCGGACGGCGATTCCGATGTGATCCATTTTCTCAGGCAGTATGGGAATCATAACGTCTCCTCCCGTTTCCTAACCGCTTCCCGGATAAAGTCGGCGGTTTCCTTGGTGGAGGTGCCGGGGGTGAAAATCTTGGCGATTCCCTTTTCCAACAACCCGGGAATATCCGTTTGAGGGATGACGCCTCCTCCCACCACCACGATATCATCGGCACCTTCCTTTTGTAAGAGGTGGATCACTTCAGGAAACAACTCGTTATGGGCGCCGGATAAGCAGGACAGCCCGATGACATCCACATCTTCTTGAACGGCCGTCGCCACAATCTGGGCGGGAGACTGGCGCAGACCGGTGTAGATCACTTCCATCCCCTCATCCCGGAGCGACTGGGCAATAATCAATGCTCCGCGGTCATGGCCGTCCAGCCCCGGTTTGGCCACCAATACCCGTATCGGTCGGTTCATGCCGGTTCCTCCTTTATCCAATCGGTTGATACTCTCCAAACACCTTGCGAAGGGAATGACAAATCTCCCCCACCGTGGCGTATGAGCGAACGGCATCCAAAATCAGCGGCATCAGATTATCAGTGCCGGCGGCTCCCCTCTTGAGCCGCTCCAGCGATTCCTGAACACGCACCTCGTCCCGACGGGACCGCAGTGCCTGAAGCGACTCCACCTGTTTGCGTGCCAGGGCGGGATCCAGACGGTACAGCTCCGGCTCCGCCTCCTGTTCCAGGCGGTACCGGTTGAGTCCCACCACCACTTCCTCCCCGGATTCGATCTTGCGCTGCGTCTCCAGGGCGGCTTGGTGGATTTCCCGCTGCATATACCCTTGTTCCACCGCGGCCACCGCCCCGCCCATCTCATCGATTCGTTGAATGTAGGTTTCCGCTTCCCGTTCGATGGCATCGGTCAGGGATTCTACAAACCAGGAGCCGCCCAGGGGATCCACCGTATGAGTGACTCCGCTCTCATGGGCCAAGATTTGCTGGGTGCGCAACGCAATCCGCGCCGACTCCTCCGTCGGCAGGGCCAAGGCTTCATCCCTCGCATTGGTGTGCAGGCTTTGAGTACCGCCCAAAACGGCGGACAAGGCCTGCACCGTCACCCGAACAATATTGTTGTCCGGTTGCTGCGCCGTCAGAGTGGAACCGCCGGTTTGGGTATGAAAGCGCAGCTGCATCGAGCGCAGGTCCTTCGCTCCGAACCGCTCCTTCATGATTCGCGCCCACAGTCGACGGGCAGCCCGAAACTTGGCCACTTCCTCAAAAAAGTGGTTGTGAGCGTTAAAGAAGAAGGATAGGCGCGGCGCAAATCGATCCACATCCAACCCCGCACTCCTGGCTGCTTCCACATATGCGATTCCATCCGCCAGCGTAAACGCCACTTCCTGCACGGCGGTGGAACCGGCCTCCCGGATGTGATAGCCGCTGATACTGATCGTGTTCCAGCGGGGGACGTGTTCGCCGCAAAACGAAAACACATCCGTGATTAATCGCATGGACGGCTGGGGTGGAAAAATATAAGTCCCCCGCGCGATATATTCCTTTAAAATATCGTTTTGAATGGTACCCGTCAGACGGTCGGACGGCACACCCTGCTTTTCCCCCACCGCGATATACATGGCCAGGAGAACCGACGCCGGAGCATTAATGGTCATGGAGGTGCTGACCCGATCCAACGGGATTCCCTTTAAAAGCTTCTCCATATCCTCCAGGGAGTCAATGGCCACTCCCACTTTGCCCACTTCTCCCGCCGCCATCGGATCATCGGAATCGTATCCGATCTGTGTCGGTAGGTCGAATGCCACCGAGAGCCCGGTCTGCCCTTGCTCCAACAGATAGCGAAAACGCCGGTTCGTCTCCTCCGCCGACCCGAACCCGGCATACTGGCGCATCGTCCAGTGACGGGAACGGTACATACTGGGCCGAATCCCGCGGGTAAACGGATACTCCCCCGGTAATCCGATGGATTCCGTCTCCCTTTTTCCCGGTTTGTCCGGTATATAGACCCGATCCACCTCAAGTCCCGACAGGGTTTCAAAACGTTCTTTCTGTTCCGGGTATTTCTGTAGTAACTCCCGGGTTTTTTCCTGCCATTCCCGGTACAGGGTTTCAAAATTTTTCTCTGACACCCGGTTTCCCTCCCCCTCCAAGACGATGTTAAGAAAAACGCTTACATCACTTAATATACCAAACTTTTAACTCATCCGTCCCGTTGTCGAATCTGGGTGAGCATAGACATTCACAGGTGTGTAAGCTACAATTAATTGTTGAGGTGATGATCGTGCAGCCATATTGGGTTAAATTGGTGGTCTATATCATCATATTCACAATGGTGATCACCACCCTGGCAACCGGGGCCCTTTTCTTCTAACGTTCAAAGAACCGTGCCATTTCCTCTTTGCCGGGAATTGAGTTTTCACCCTGAAAATGATTATACTAATGGATGGAACCGTGGGACGGCCACAAAACCGATATCCCTCCAATGAAAGCGGACTTACACGAAAGCGGGTGAATTTTCCCATGTACATGACGGTTATTTTGATTTTTGTCAGCATCCTCTCCGTGATGGGAACCCTCTATAACAAGCGGACGGGTAACAAGCCGGGGTTCTTGATCGGCGGCCTTTTCACCCTTGCCATGGTGGGTGTCACCTTGATTGCCATTTATGACGAACTGATCGGCATTCAATAATGATGCGCACAAAAAGCGGCTTCCCATCCGGGAAAGCCGCTTTTTGCGACAAAAGCAGACTCGCGCCGATTCAACTTCCGCTTTTTTGCGTTTCTTTCGCAGCAAGGGGAACAGTCTGCTCGCTCCAGCGAATCGTGGCCAAACTGACTCCCGCCACCACCAGGCATGTGCCGGTGATCTGAAAAAGGGTGGGAACTTCACCGGTAACTACGGTAATCAGCAAGGTGAAAAGAGGAACCATATTCAGAAAAACCGCGGTACGCCCCGCTCCCCAGCGGGCCACTCCCTTGTTCCACCAAACGAAACCCCATACCGTGGCAAACCAGGCCATATACCCTATCCCCAACCAGGATCCAAGAGAGGACTGCTCCGGAAACCATCCACCGGTGAAGAAAGCGGCGATCCCCAACCCGACCGCACCCCATGCCGTCGCATAAGCAGTCGCTTTCAAGGGAGTGATCCCAACCATCCATCTGCGGCCCAAGATGGTGTAAAATGAAAAGGAAAAAACAGCCAATGTCAGCCAGGCAATCCCGCCGCCTTTCCACCCCGCCAACTCCCACCGGCCCTCGGTGACAACCAGAAAGACACCGGCAAACGACAGCACCAGCCCCACTGCTTGGCGACCGGTAAACGTCTCTTTCAGTATCAAGGCGGATAGCAGTGCCGTCACCATGGGGATCGAGGCGATCACAACCGACGCGGTGACCGGACCGGAACCCTCCAATCCATAAAAGAAACCGGCGTTATACAGAAAGATGCCGGTACATCCCAATCCGATCAGAGGGAGAACTTCTCCCCGCCTGACCCTCCAATCTTTCGGCTCCATCCACACCAGCAGCGGCCATAGGGTGATTGCCGCCACTGTAAATCGGAGAAAAGCCGTCGTCATGGGTTCCATCTCATCCATCGTCCAATGGCCCACATGAAAGACGCCCGCCCAGAAAATAGCCACCGCAGTCAACTGTGCTGCTGTCTTCATCCTGTTTTCTCCTTTGCATGAGGAATGGAAGCGGGCTCGACTGCTTTTTGCTGCGTATGGGGTTCCAACGAGAGCAGGGCAACCGTGGCGATAATGCAACCCGCTCCCACCCATTCCGGGACACCGAAGGGAACCCCTAACCACACCACCGCCGCGACCGTGGCGGAAAGCGGCTCCGTACAGGCCAACAAACTGGTTTCCGTTGGACGGATCAAACGCAAGCTGTCAAGATAGAGGAAGAAAGCCAGCAAAGTGCCGAACACAATGATGAATGAAATAGAGAGAATGGACTCTAAGGTAAACGTACCTGTCACCTGCCAGGGAGGATGAAGAAAAGAAAGACCGGTGCCGCCGATCACCATCGCCCACCCGACGACCGTCCCCGCTCCCCAACGCGGAAGCAAACGGGATGGATACAACGTATAAAAAGCCAGGGCGACCGCCGAAGCCAGCCCCCAGAACAGGGCCGTTCCCGAAACGGAAAGACTCCCGCCGTGACCGCCGCTCACCAGCAATGCGGTCCCCGCCAATGCCAACAGGACCCCTCCCCCTTCATAGGAAGTCGGCCAGCGACGCGATCGGAAGGCCAGCCAACAACAGATCAGCATCGGCCCCAAGTACTGCAGCAACGTCGCCATCGCTGCATTGCTGGCATCGATGGCGGCAAAATAAGTATACTGAACAGCCAGCATCCCGCCGATCCCAAATACCAACAACTGAAGGCGGTCACGAGGCTCCCGCCACACTGCCAAAATCGTTCCCGCTCCCCTGCGCACCGCCAGAATGGCCAGAAGTAACACCCCCGCGGTCAGCAGGCGAACGGAGACCAACCAACCCGGCTGAAAATCCGCTTCCTGAAACAACGTCTGGGCCACCGTGCCGGAAAGGCCCCACATCACCGCTCCAATCACAACCATACTGGTTCCTTGGAAACGTCGGAGCCAGTCCGAATTCTTATGGGTCAAGGCCACCACCCTCCTGTATGCAATATATCGCATTCTGTATGGTGGCACAATCTCCGATTTGTTAGGATCGTTGCGAACTCTCGATTTCAAAGGAGCGATTTTATGCCTATTCCTCATCAATCGATCCAAATCAACCGTCACAGCGCCAAAGAGCAAGCCCTCCAACTTCTTCAGCGATGGATTATCGAAGGTACCCTTCGTCCCGGCGAAAAAGTGAATGATTCACAATTAGCCGAAGCGCTGGGAGTAAGCCGCACCCCTGTTCGGGAAGCGCTACAGATCCTGGAATTGCAGGGGTTTGTGGAAATGCGCCCCGGCAAGGAAACCCGGGTCACTCCTCTCAAAAAAGATGATGTCCATCGTCTCTATCCCCCCCTGGCAGCGCTGGAAGCGACTGCAGCGGAATTGGCCGCTCACACCATCGATGAGAAAAGTCTGCTTCAATTAGAAGAAATGAACGAAAAATTTGCCCGGGCCCTGCAAAATCGACAGTCCTATGATGCCATGGAATGGGACGAATCTTTTCATCGTCTGATTGTGCAAAGTACCGGCAACCCCTACCTGGAACAATTCACCTCTGTGCTGGAAAAGCACACTCGCCGGTTCAAAGGCATCTTCCTGGAGAACTCCTGGCTCCCGTCCAACCCGTCGGTGGAAGAACACCGCATGATTATCGAAGCCCTGCGGAAAAGAGACGCAGAGCAAGCCCAAAAGATTATGAAACTAAACTGGATCCGCCCCATGAAACGGATTCTGGAGCAAGTAGAATCGATGCGAGAGGAAGATTGAAGCAATAGAAGCGGACACCACAACTGGAGTCGATCAAATCGGTGGTAAAGCAGGTTTTGAAACGATTGGGGTCAGAAGGGCAGTTTGAATTTTCTTGTAAACGGAAGATTGACACCCGCTCATTCAGGAAGAGACCAGCCACATCGACAAGTGCGGCCAGCAGGGTCGCGATTGATTGAAGCCATTTCATAAGCCTCACCCCCTTTGCCGTAGACTCGGCTCAGGAAGTGAGGCTTTTTCGTTCTCTCTTACTTATGAATATATGACGATGTTGTGATCCTAGGGCTGGATC is a genomic window of Desmospora profundinema containing:
- a CDS encoding DMT family transporter encodes the protein MVVIGAVMWGLSGTVAQTLFQEADFQPGWLVSVRLLTAGVLLLAILAVRRGAGTILAVWREPRDRLQLLVFGIGGMLAVQYTYFAAIDASNAAMATLLQYLGPMLICCWLAFRSRRWPTSYEGGGVLLALAGTALLVSGGHGGSLSVSGTALFWGLASAVALAFYTLYPSRLLPRWGAGTVVGWAMVIGGTGLSFLHPPWQVTGTFTLESILSISFIIVFGTLLAFFLYLDSLRLIRPTETSLLACTEPLSATVAAVVWLGVPFGVPEWVGAGCIIATVALLSLEPHTQQKAVEPASIPHAKEKTG
- a CDS encoding GntR family transcriptional regulator, encoding MPIPHQSIQINRHSAKEQALQLLQRWIIEGTLRPGEKVNDSQLAEALGVSRTPVREALQILELQGFVEMRPGKETRVTPLKKDDVHRLYPPLAALEATAAELAAHTIDEKSLLQLEEMNEKFARALQNRQSYDAMEWDESFHRLIVQSTGNPYLEQFTSVLEKHTRRFKGIFLENSWLPSNPSVEEHRMIIEALRKRDAEQAQKIMKLNWIRPMKRILEQVESMREED
- the mce gene encoding methylmalonyl-CoA epimerase, producing MIPILPEKMDHIGIAVRSIREALPLYRDVWGMEYLGEETVESEGVRVAFFRLGESKVELLEPLHEESAVARFLEKRGEGVHHIALRVKDIEFRLQQLAASGIRLIHDKPKTGAGGNRVAFLHPRSTGGVLVELCEPQP
- a CDS encoding zinc ribbon domain-containing protein is translated as MKEKGCPKCGCKKAAVREIAATGTGLSRMFDIQHNQFKVVSCKDCGYSELYSLKGSRSRNVLDLFFG
- a CDS encoding DMT family transporter, which encodes MKTAAQLTAVAIFWAGVFHVGHWTMDEMEPMTTAFLRFTVAAITLWPLLVWMEPKDWRVRRGEVLPLIGLGCTGIFLYNAGFFYGLEGSGPVTASVVIASIPMVTALLSALILKETFTGRQAVGLVLSFAGVFLVVTEGRWELAGWKGGGIAWLTLAVFSFSFYTILGRRWMVGITPLKATAYATAWGAVGLGIAAFFTGGWFPEQSSLGSWLGIGYMAWFATVWGFVWWNKGVARWGAGRTAVFLNMVPLFTLLITVVTGEVPTLFQITGTCLVVAGVSLATIRWSEQTVPLAAKETQKSGS
- a CDS encoding acyl-CoA mutase large subunit family protein codes for the protein MSEKNFETLYREWQEKTRELLQKYPEQKERFETLSGLEVDRVYIPDKPGKRETESIGLPGEYPFTRGIRPSMYRSRHWTMRQYAGFGSAEETNRRFRYLLEQGQTGLSVAFDLPTQIGYDSDDPMAAGEVGKVGVAIDSLEDMEKLLKGIPLDRVSTSMTINAPASVLLAMYIAVGEKQGVPSDRLTGTIQNDILKEYIARGTYIFPPQPSMRLITDVFSFCGEHVPRWNTISISGYHIREAGSTAVQEVAFTLADGIAYVEAARSAGLDVDRFAPRLSFFFNAHNHFFEEVAKFRAARRLWARIMKERFGAKDLRSMQLRFHTQTGGSTLTAQQPDNNIVRVTVQALSAVLGGTQSLHTNARDEALALPTEESARIALRTQQILAHESGVTHTVDPLGGSWFVESLTDAIEREAETYIQRIDEMGGAVAAVEQGYMQREIHQAALETQRKIESGEEVVVGLNRYRLEQEAEPELYRLDPALARKQVESLQALRSRRDEVRVQESLERLKRGAAGTDNLMPLILDAVRSYATVGEICHSLRKVFGEYQPIG
- a CDS encoding acyl-CoA carboxylase subunit beta; translated protein: MGGGDKKIRAQHDKGKLTARERIDLLLDEDTFVELNPFVENTAADYGEAPGEGVVTGYGKIHGRPVYLFAQDFTVYGGSLGEMHALKIARVMDLAAKNGAPIIGLNDSGGARIQEGVVSLDGYGHIFYRNSIYSGVIPQISVILGPCAGGAVYSPAITDFVFMVEGTSQMFITGPKVIETVTGETISAEDLGGARVHSSLSGNAHFTAPSEPEVLNQVRRLLSFLPQNNVEDPPRTYCKEDDGWSDELTEKVPIEGTKVYDVRGVIDSIVDDGDFMEVQERFAKNIVVGFGRVDGQVVGIAANQPKVMAGGLDIDSSDKLARFIRFCDSFNIPLVTFVDVTGFFPGVNQEHRGIIRHGAKILYAYSEATVPKITVITRKAYGGAYVALNSKAIGADMVYAWPSAEVAVMGPEGAANIIYHREIQASDDPAATRAEKIQEYREKFANPYVAASKGMVDDVIDPRETRKKLKEALEMLKHKQETRPSKKHGNIPL
- a CDS encoding cobalamin B12-binding domain-containing protein, whose protein sequence is MNRPIRVLVAKPGLDGHDRGALIIAQSLRDEGMEVIYTGLRQSPAQIVATAVQEDVDVIGLSCLSGAHNELFPEVIHLLQKEGADDIVVVGGGVIPQTDIPGLLEKGIAKIFTPGTSTKETADFIREAVRKREETL